CGGCGACGAAGAGATTTTTGGCGCCGCTGACATCATGCAATCACTCAAACGCATCACTTATCTGCGTGCGGGCCGTGAAATCAAGGACCAGACCTGTCGGCAGGAATTAAAACCCTGATCAGAGGTTTCAAACTTTTTAGTAAGTTCAAAGAAAGAACTTTCCTCGACAGCTGAAATACTTCACAACTTCTTTTTTCCTGCGGAATCGCGCCAGAAATGTGTCGGTGATTCCGTACAGGCAAAAAAGAAGTTTTTTGTTTCAACCTGTTTTGAGGATGCCATGTCTTTGAATGCATTACCCATGCTGCTGCGGAGTCTGCCTTTGAGTTTTCTCCTCATGTCGTGCGCCCCTTCCTCTTTGAAAGCGGAAGAAGCCACGCGCGGACAAAAGAGTTGGGCCAAGGGTTCCATCATCAACACAACATTCAACACCTGGTGGAAAGATGGACGCTGGGAATCCGATATGGGACCGCTGACAACGTTTGAAGGCGGCCTTGCCTGTGATCACAAGGCTCGCGATGAGGGCTTCGCCCGCAAATACCGTGAAGGTGATTACGCGGTCTGGTTTGTGGCGCCGAGTGATCTGATGGATAAGCTCGGCCTTCAGCGCTGCGGACCCAATGCCCACGGCGGAGAGCCTTCCTGCTATGAAAACTGGGATCTATGCGGCCGCAAGCTGCGTTTGACCTGTAAATCAGGGCATCCGGGTTGCGCGGAACCCGGCAGTCCTTCGCTTCTGGCGGAAATGAACAAAGGCCGTGTGCCGCAGAACAATTATATCCCGGAAATTTTTCGGCAGAAGGCCCAGGAGCGGGTGGGACATGAACCCAGCACTCCGCATTCCATCGTTCTCTACATCACGGATTTCTGTCCCCAGGCTCATAGCCAGAACATCCCATCCGGTCACTGCCAGGGACCACAGGTGGATATTTCCGCCTCCGCATTTTTGCTGCTCGCCAAACAAAACGCGCAGGGATTCATAGATGGCAATCTGGAATATGATGTGGAGCTGCTCGATGCCCATGATCCCACGCCTGCAGGACCTGAGTGGACCCCTGCCCCTCGCTATCCCTACTGCCAGTCGAATCAGGGCCAGGGCTACGGCGATCAGTGGGTTGCGGACGGTCTGACTTTGGCCAAGGATCAGCCTGATTACAGCGACAATTCCATCTGCATCGTTCACTGATTGCAAAAGGTCCGTTCAGGACGGCGGGACCGTCCTGAGCATTCTTCTTCAATTCAGCATGAAGTGAAAATTACGCCCATAATCCGAGTCATAGGAACGGCAGCTGGTGCCGGTGTAATACTCGAAACTTTCATTTTCAAACCAGAGCGTCAACTCCCGACCTTCGGGCACCCTGAAGATGATGTCCTGCTGACCCCGAAGATTCCAGGTCATGCCGTAAGTCAAGGCGGGAAGCTCAAAAGCTTTTCCATCCACGACGGCATGGGGATGAACATTCCATGAGGCCGTTCCCAGGTAACCGAAAGCCCGGCAGCTGGTGGCGCGATTCAGATCATAATGCAGCCGCAGAGGTTCTCCAGACCGGATGACTCCCTCCTGGGTCACTGTCCAGTCTCCGTGGAAGGCGAGCAGCGGGATATCCGGGAGCGCGGTAATCGGGAAATTATAATTCCGTCCATAATTCGAGTCCCA
The Oligoflexus sp. DNA segment above includes these coding regions:
- a CDS encoding DUF6209 family protein; the encoded protein is GAPAIAFDLMGGQGTPYLFAQRTNFVVPKGKELALWFKGSDATGCVEWDSNYGRNYNFPITALPDIPLLAFHGDWTVTQEGVIRSGEPLRLHYDLNRATSCRAFGYLGTASWNVHPHAVVDGKAFELPALTYGMTWNLRGQQDIIFRVPEGRELTLWFENESFEYYTGTSCRSYDSDYGRNFHFMLN